Proteins encoded within one genomic window of Ranitomeya variabilis isolate aRanVar5 chromosome 4, aRanVar5.hap1, whole genome shotgun sequence:
- the LOC143768299 gene encoding oocyte zinc finger protein XlCOF29-like, producing the protein MDRDKMAERILHLTLEILFWLTGEDYTVVKKTSSDRCQDPVSEGWGRPLSPITGPPPHLLIHEDINDQKILELIYKMTELLTGEVTLLGMLGHYTVTL; encoded by the exons atggacagagacaagatggcggagaggatattacacctcaccctagagatcctcttctggcttactggagag gattacacagtggtgaagaagacctctagtgatcgctgtcaggaccctgtgtctgagggatggggaagacccctgagcccaatcacggggcctccacctcacctcctgatccatgaggacatcaatgaccagaagatcctagaactcatctacaagatgactgagctgctgactggagaggtgacactgctgggaatgctgggacattatacagtaacactatga